The following proteins are encoded in a genomic region of Solea senegalensis isolate Sse05_10M linkage group LG5, IFAPA_SoseM_1, whole genome shotgun sequence:
- the igsf9b gene encoding protein turtle homolog A isoform X1 has product MGLESRRLVTVSAAVTICLLSVSQGLSSLVRAREGGSAELSCSLAASSPNLFPLHVVEWVRLGYSVPVLIKFGVYAPRIHPNYKGRVSLTRGASLLVERLTLEDEGWFECRILLLDRETDDFRNGTWTFLSITAPPVFIKKPPAFVEVLLGDSLTLSCGAHGNPRPTVVWHKDDNPVQKHPKIKVLNGTLSLAAVTRNISGVYKCYVSNSEGNLTHALQLQVKGPPLIIISPEDTTLNISQDAVLQCQADAYPSNLTYEWLKQGRNVYHIESLKSRVKILVDGTLLIPNLIPEDAGNYTCVPTNGILTPPSASAHLKVKHPARVGRMPRETYLPAGMEGVIVCPVQADPPVLFVNWTKDGSHLNPDNFPGWMVNSEGSVFIATANDNAVGVYTCTAYNSYGTMGQSEPTQVILKDPPSFRATPRPEYFQEVGRELMIPCEVGGEPTPNVTWSKIGSSPRSPYSVLSNGSLLLQPLSKDHHGGWECLASNPVATVGAGTVVLVLGTSPHAVSSVSVVMEMNQANVSWVPGFDGGFTQRFTVWFKQASRGKHEWASLPVPTSKNYLLVSGLLAATSYQFSVLPQNKLGSGPFSEIVSVRTKAVPTEAPTAVNTLPLLDPPFLLSANRTERGVLLLWSPPEAPSSPLTGYVVQTRRDRGPWVVLNSDVSTNQSELLVQGLLRDSSYDFRLMSRSDKVLSEPSDTVSVSTKGMAVYPLRPSFLEVIPEPLLAGVIAGVCFLFFAIVLSLVTACYMSQRRRRRRKRRRDLSAVLQKNSSPQSRLPPRSPDSVLKLKLCPPLPFFPMSSSSQSDRFSFDRGSRGEYHDQRKQLLSNSSPPPHYTLFESHLGSEAQSPSALESISRGPDGRFSVQPLPEGSSPSNHKNSKTEVLQLNAGASGSGSNRTSLKDSPKSSILSSEKDERKDSPLTVDVLELSRPPSSPGRVRAMARNFSRHGCFYSDDEQGSEVLLERASFYSDSSEKKPSDSLRRHRGHSEDFFHSLGKRPRFLDRDGERDQPHHSGYQPMESQLTDNSTLVSQLHSGLERNSISKCVQLAKEREEMERELESYTANQRSRRTDNPHTDASKSEEEPIWKPQDVTIRQKDRSSGQTSRVSDYRKACYFGNTSSPMDRLPTSRIQWDISPVTSVTSLVPAQSHRENGFQSPRTCRETSEGSLASSSPVTQNTILSPDITSRSSRVLGLETPLRARSLSPLSDSYRKSLTEQDRGGALRSRHSYATTGTHSWDSSARSPLAVDSERQPGRSGDHAAKRVSSPLSFSTLPYDMGAKAKDGETRGRDDRRSSGFFSELEREGVRTRSRRSDKCLFSNSPSPVSTLTLVEEVESDQSQFSVPRMSESLKGKSEAPSAKMSPLQTSAILEYLSLPGFIEMSVDEPVEEAEKTDGQSSEIKPEKSLIAKPDVVPKNWEVHVQEIQDTNSNQKEVRFDQTSKQGYKRSLLHMAPRDPSLRVRFPDEMGSSSSGLEKTSKQLYDEKTQLRVRNKSTESRLRSTSPHSLLRTAKGMADLVSKHSWSVVDSNKSLSEQSQRHASQGSRTNNIASRISQVPVPFLKKSLSIGPCRTLSGIGPPRPFLKKSISLGSQRWEHFENPRTYVSEKCYWDEFPNPDVRVKSYSLGHSPSPQPRPGPSWREYIPFRRPSLGSLERPHHSHRALASPTYLTPAMYPPRQTSVSPLLDPSDPQRQATVFPESSRWSPSYHETLRSAQHKYVPMPSSIPVPHYQPWPGYRGENMRPVEPRRGPPRSYLPRGISWPSPYYAPFPPREGEGYRPPERMMGRAGETEVREGGRASYASQSSGRGSAGLYQRSLSITPTLLSSPETTEESERHRAELEPPQRRAKRRNTSVDESYEWDAADVCVDSEVLDAVRFDQTRASSRGRRGELGFGRATGLQDQQQEGPPPSLRPARSLCEARFNALRQEYHEYRRAQESVCLSAGYDSDSDCSSALL; this is encoded by the exons GCCGCGTGTCTCTGACCCGCGGCGCCTCCCTGCTGGTGGAGCGTCTGACCCTGGAGGACGAGGGCTGGTTCGAGTGTCGCATCCTGCTCCTGGACAGAGAGACGGACGACTTCCGTAACGGCACGTGGACGTTCCTCTCCATCACAG CTCCGCCCGTTTTCATCAAGAAGCCCCCGGCGTTTGTGGAGGTTCTGCTGGGAGACTCTCTGACGCTGAGCTGTGGAGCTCATGGGAACCCTCGACCCACCGTCGTCTGGCATAAAGACGACAATCCTGTCCAGAAACACCCGAAAATCAAA gtGCTCAATGGGACGCTGTCTCTGGCCGCCGTCACGAGAAATATTTCGGGAGTGTACAAATGTTACGTGTCCAACTCAGAGGGGAACCTGACCCatgctctgcagctgcaggtcaaag gtcctccgctcatcatcatctctccgGAGGACACCACGCTGAACATTTCCCAGGATGCAGTTCTGCAGTGTCAGGCCGACGCCTACCCTTCTAATCTGACGTACGAGTGGCTGAAACAAGGACGCAACGTCTACCACATCGA gtCTCTAAAGTCCAGAGTGAAGATCTTAGTGGACGGAACTCTTCTCATCCCTAATCTAATCCCAGAAGACGCTGGAAACTACACGTGCGTCCCCACCAACGGGATCCTGACTCCGCCCTCTGCCTCGGCTCATCTCAAAGTGAAAC ATCCCGCTCGCGTCGGTCGGATGCCTCGGGAAACGTATTTACCCGCGGGGATGGAGGGCGTCATCGTGTGTCCGGTTCAGGCCGATCCACCCGTGCTGTTCGTGAACTGGACCAAAGACGGCAGCCACTTAAATCCTGACAAC TTcccaggttggatggtgaactcTGAAGGCTCCGTTTTCATCGCTACGGCCAATGACAACGCGGTGGGCGTGTACACCTGCACCGCCTACAACAGCTACGGCACCATGGGTCAGTCTGAACCCACACAGGTCATTCTGAAG GACCCTCCCTCTTTCAGAGCGACGCCTCGGCCCGAGTATTTCCAGGAGGTCGGACGAGAGTTGATGATTCCGTGTGAGGTCGGAGGAGAGCCGACGCCCAACGTGACCTGGAGCAAA ATTGGCTCCTCCCCGCGCTCGCCGTACTCTGTGTTGTCTAACGGttccctgctgctgcagccgctcAGTAAAGATCATCATGGTGGTTGGGAGTGTTTGGCTTCCAACCCTGTGGCGACTGTCGGTGCAGGGACTGTGGTCCTGGTGCTGG GCACCAGTCCTCAcgctgtgtcctctgtgtctgtcgTCATGGAGATGAATCAGGCTAACGTGTCCTGGGTGCCGGGGTTTGACGGTGGATTCACACAGAGGTTCACAGTGTG GTTCAAACAGGCGTCCCGGGGGAAGCATGAGTGGGCGTCTCTGCCTGTCCCCACGTCCAAAAACTACCTGCTGGTGAGCGGACTTCTCGCCGCCACCAGTTACCAGTTCAGTGTTCTACCTCAGAATAAACTTGGCTCAGGACCGTTCAGTGAAATCGTCTCTGTACGAACTAAAG CTGTACCAACAGAAGCACCGACAGCTGTCAACACTCTCCCACTCCTGGATCCTCCGTTTCTCCTCTCAGCCAACCGGACTGAGCGCGGCGTTCTCCTCCTGTGGTCGCCACCAGAGGCGCCGTCCTCTCCTCTGACAGGTTACGTTGTGCAGACTCGCAGGGATCGCGGCCCGTGGGTCGTCCTCAACAGCGACGTCAGCACCAATCAGAGTGAACTTCTTGTTCAAGGACTGCTGAGG GACTCCAGTTATGATTTTAGGCTGATGTCACGCAGCGACAAAGTTCTCAGTGAGCCCAGTGACACCGTCAGTGTTTCCACCAAAG GAATGGCAGTTTATCCTCTGCGCCCCAGTTTCCTGGAGGTCATCCCTGAGCCGCTGTTGGCTGGCGTGATCGCGGGCGTCTGCTTCCTGTTCTTTGCCATCGTCCTCTCGCTGGTGACGGCATGCTACATGAGCcagaggcggcggcggcgcagAAAGAGGCGACGAG ATCTATCAGCTGTCCTCCAGAAGAATTCCTCTCCACA ATCTCGTTTGCCTCCTCGTAGTCCAGACAGTGTCCTGAAGCTGAAGCTCTGTCCACCACTTCCCTTCTTCCCCATGTCTTCCTCGTCGCAGTCCGATCGTTTCTCCTTTGACAGAGGCAGCCGCGGGGAATACCACGACCAGAGGAAACAACTCTTGTCCAACTCGTCTCCACCACCTCATTACACCCTTTTTGAGAGTCACCTGGGCTCTGAGGCCCAGTCACCATCTGCGCTGGAGTCCATTTCAAGAGGACCTGATGGACGCTTCAGTGTCCAACCACTGCCTGAGGGTTCCAGTCCCTCTAATCATAAAAACTCAAAGACAGAAGTCCTGCAGCTTAACGCTGGTGCAAGTGGCTCGGGGAGCAACCGCACATCTTTAAAGGATTCTCCAAAGTCGAGCATCCTGAGCTCAGAGAAGGATGAGAGGAAAGATTCTCCTCTCACTGTGGACGTCCTCGAGCTCAGCAGACCTCCTTCCTCACCTGGCAGAGTTCGAGCCATGGCCAGAAACTTCTCCCGCCACGGCTGCTTTTACTCTGATGACGAACAAGGTTCCGAGGTTCTGCTGGAACGAGCAAGCTTCTATTCAGACAGCAGCGAGAAAAAACCCAGTGATTCTCTCAGGAGACATCGCGGCCACAGTGAAGACTTCTTCCACAGTTTGGGAAAAAGACCAAGGTTTCTGgacagagatggagaaagagacCAACCTCACCACTCAGGCTACCAGCCTATGGAAAGTCAGCTAACGGATAACAGCACTCTGGTGTCACAACTGCACAGTGGCTTGGAGAGGAACAGCATCAGTAAGTGTGTCCAACTCGCGAAGGAGCGggaagagatggagagggagcTAGAGAGCTacacagccaatcagagaagTCGCAGAACAGATAATCCTCACACGGATGCATCCAAGTCAGAGGAAGAGCCAATATGGAAGCCACAAGATGTGACCatcagacagaaagacaggtCCTCAGGTCAGACGAGCCGGGTATCTGACTATCGGAAGGCGTGCTACTTCGGGAATACCAGCAGTCCCATGGACCGACTCCCTACGTCTCGCATACAGTGGGATATCAGTCCGGTCACATCTGTTACAAGCCTCGTTCCTGCTCAGAGCCACCGAGAAAATGGATTCCAAAGTCCTCGCACATGTAGGGAAACCTCGGAGGGCTCGCTTGCATCGTCTTCTCCAGTCACCCAGAACACCATTCTCTCCCCTGACATCACCTCGAGAAGCTCACGTGTGCTGGGTTTAGAAACTCCACTCAGAGCGAGATCGCTGAGTCCACTGTCAGATTCATACAGGAAGTCTTTGACTGAGCAGGACAGAGGTGGTGCTTTAAGGTCCAGGCATTCATATGCTACCACAGGGACTCATTCCTGGGATTCATCTGCCAGAAGTCCCTTAGCCGTTGACAGTGAGAGGCAGCCTGGAAGAAGTGGAGACCATGCAGCAAAAAGGGTCTCCAGTCCTTTGAGTTTTTCTACCTTACCCTATGACATGGGGGCTAAGGCGAAAGACGGAGAGACCCGGGGCCGGGATGACCGCCGTAGTTCAGGATTCTTCTCTGAGTTAGAAAGAGAGGGTGTCCGAACACGTTCCAGACGGAGTGACAAATGTCTTTTCTCCAATAGCCCAAGTCCTGTTTCAACGTTAACCCTTGTAGAGGAAGTAGAGAGTGACCAGTCACAATTTTCTGTGCCCAGAATGTCAGAGTCCTTGAAGGGCAAATCTGAAGCCCCATCTGCCAAAATGTCCCCGTTGCAGACAAGTGCAATTCTTGAGTACCTAAGCCTTCCAGGTTTCATTGAAATGAGTGTTGACGAGCCTGtggaagaagctgaaaaaactgATGGACAAAGTTCTGAAATAAAGCCTGAAAAATCCCTGATAGCCAAGCCGGATGTAGTTCCCAAAAACTGGGAGGTTCACGTTCAGGAGATCCAGGACACAAACTCAAACCAAAAAGAGGTTCGCTTTGATCAAACTAGCAAACAAGGCTATAAGCGCTCGCTCCTCCACATGGCACCCAGAGACCCTTCACTCAGAGTAAGATTTCCAGATGAGATGGGATCTTCGTCAAGTGGTCTAGAGAAAACAAGCAAGCAGCTCTACGATGAGAAAACACAACTCAGAGTCAGGAATAAAAGCACAGAATCCAGACTTAGATCCACATCACCTCACAGTTTGCTGAGAACAGCTAAAGGCATGGCAGATTTAGTGTCAAAACATTCCTGGAGTGTTGTAGACAGTAACAAATCTTTATCCGAGCAATCCCAAAGACACGCTTCTCAGGGCAGCAGGACTAATAATATTGCGTCACGGATAAGCCAAGTACCTGTgccatttttaaagaaatcttTAAGTATTGGTCCGTGTAGGACGCTGTCAGGCATCGGACCGCCTCGTCCTTTCCTAAAGAAATCCATCAGCTTAGGTTCACAGCGGTGGGAGCACTTTGAGAACCCAAGGACTTATGTTTCTGAGAAGTGTTACTGGGATGAATTCCCAAACCCAGACGTCAGGGTGAAGTCGTACAGTTTGGGCCACAGTCCATCCCCTCAGCCCAGACCAGGTCCTTCATGGAGGGAGTACATCCCGTTCAGGCGACCGAGTCTTGGGAGCTTAGAGAGGCCTCATCACTCTCACAGGGCTTTAGCTAGTCCTACCTACCTCACTCCTGCCATGTACCCACCCagacaaacctcagtttcccctctGCTCGACCCCTCTGATCCACAACGGCAGGCCACGGTCTTCCCCGAGTCCTCCAGGTGGTCTCCATCTTACCACGAAACTCTGCGGTCTGCACAGCACAAGTATGTCCCCATGCCGTCCTCCATTCCTGTCCCACATTACCAACCGTGGCCAGGTTACAGAGGGGAAAACATGAGACCCGTGGAGCCCAGGAGGGGCCCTCCGCGGTCCTACCTACCCAGAGGCATAAGCTGGCCCTCGCCTTATTATGCCCCATTCCCACCCAGGGAGGGTGAGGGTTATAGACCACCAGAGAGGATGATGGGTAGAGCAGGAGAGACTGAGGTCAGGGAAGGAGGCAGGGCCAGTTATGCCAGTCAGAGCAGCGGTAGAGGAAGCGCCGGTCTCTACCAGCGTTCACTCTCCATCACTCCCACCCTGCTCAGCTCCCCCGAAACCACAGAGGAGAGTGAGCGGCACAGAGCTGAGCTGGAGCCACCACAGAGGAGAGCGAAAAG AAGGAACACGTCAGTAGATGAGAGTTATGAGTGGGACGCGGCTGACGTCTGTGTGGACTCCGAGGTCCTGGACGCTGTGAGGTTTGATCAGACACGAGCGAGTTCGCGTGGACGCAGAGGCGAGCTCGGGTTTGGTCGAGCCACCGGCCTCCAGGACCAGCAGCAGGAAG GCCCGCCTCCATCGCTCCGCCCAGCACGCTCCCTCTGCGAGGCGCGCTTCAACGCTCTGCGTCAGGAGTACCACGAGTACAGACGGGCTCAGGAGTCCGTTTGTCTCAGTGCCGGCTACGACTCAGACTCTgactgcagctctgctctgctgtag
- the igsf9b gene encoding protein turtle homolog A isoform X2, which translates to MGLESRRLVTVSAAVTICLLSVSQGLSSLVRAREGGSAELSCSLAASSPNLFPLHVVEWVRLGYSVPVLIKFGVYAPRIHPNYKGRVSLTRGASLLVERLTLEDEGWFECRILLLDRETDDFRNGTWTFLSITAPPVFIKKPPAFVEVLLGDSLTLSCGAHGNPRPTVVWHKDDNPVQKHPKIKVLNGTLSLAAVTRNISGVYKCYVSNSEGNLTHALQLQVKGPPLIIISPEDTTLNISQDAVLQCQADAYPSNLTYEWLKQGRNVYHIESLKSRVKILVDGTLLIPNLIPEDAGNYTCVPTNGILTPPSASAHLKVKHPARVGRMPRETYLPAGMEGVIVCPVQADPPVLFVNWTKDGSHLNPDNFPGWMVNSEGSVFIATANDNAVGVYTCTAYNSYGTMGQSEPTQVILKDPPSFRATPRPEYFQEVGRELMIPCEVGGEPTPNVTWSKIGSSPRSPYSVLSNGSLLLQPLSKDHHGGWECLASNPVATVGAGTVVLVLGTSPHAVSSVSVVMEMNQANVSWVPGFDGGFTQRFTVWFKQASRGKHEWASLPVPTSKNYLLVSGLLAATSYQFSVLPQNKLGSGPFSEIVSVRTKAVPTEAPTAVNTLPLLDPPFLLSANRTERGVLLLWSPPEAPSSPLTGYVVQTRRDRGPWVVLNSDVSTNQSELLVQGLLRDSSYDFRLMSRSDKVLSEPSDTVSVSTKGMAVYPLRPSFLEVIPEPLLAGVIAGVCFLFFAIVLSLVTACYMSQRRRRRRKRRRDLSAVLQKNSSPQSRLPPRSPDSVLKLKLCPPLPFFPMSSSSQSDRFSFDRGSRGEYHDQRKQLLSNSSPPPHYTLFESHLGSEAQSPSALESISRGPDGRFSVQPLPEGSSPSNHKNSKTEVLQLNAGASGSGSNRTSLKDSPKSSILSSEKDERKDSPLTVDVLELSRPPSSPGRVRAMARNFSRHGCFYSDDEQGSEVLLERASFYSDSSEKKPSDSLRRHRGHSEDFFHSLGKRPRFLDRDGERDQPHHSGYQPMESQLTDNSTLVSQLHSGLERNSISKCVQLAKEREEMERELESYTANQRSRRTDNPHTDASKSEEEPIWKPQDVTIRQKDRSSGQTSRVSDYRKACYFGNTSSPMDRLPTSRIQWDISPVTSVTSLVPAQSHRENGFQSPRTCRETSEGSLASSSPVTQNTILSPDITSRSSRVLGLETPLRARSLSPLSDSYRKSLTEQDRGGALRSRHSYATTGTHSWDSSARSPLAVDSERQPGRSGDHAAKRVSSPLSFSTLPYDMGAKAKDGETRGRDDRRSSGFFSELEREGVRTRSRRSDKCLFSNSPSPVSTLTLVEEVESDQSQFSVPRMSESLKGKSEAPSAKMSPLQTSAILEYLSLPGFIEMSVDEPVEEAEKTDGQSSEIKPEKSLIAKPDVVPKNWEVHVQEIQDTNSNQKEVRFDQTSKQGYKRSLLHMAPRDPSLRVRFPDEMGSSSSGLEKTSKQLYDEKTQLRVRNKSTESRLRSTSPHSLLRTAKGMADLVSKHSWSVVDSNKSLSEQSQRHASQGSRTNNIASRISQVPVPFLKKSLSIGPCRTLSGIGPPRPFLKKSISLGSQRWEHFENPRTYVSEKCYWDEFPNPDVRVKSYSLGHSPSPQPRPGPSWREYIPFRRPSLGSLERPHHSHRALASPTYLTPAMYPPRQTSVSPLLDPSDPQRQATVFPESSRWSPSYHETLRSAQHKYVPMPSSIPVPHYQPWPGYRGENMRPVEPRRGPPRSYLPRGISWPSPYYAPFPPREGEGYRPPERMMGRAGETEVREGGRASYASQSSGRGSAGLYQRSLSITPTLLSSPETTEESERHRAELEPPQRRAKRRNTSVDESYEWDAADVCVDSEVLDAVRFDQTRASSRGRRGELGFGRATGLQDQQQEGSSDVSFGFHH; encoded by the exons GCCGCGTGTCTCTGACCCGCGGCGCCTCCCTGCTGGTGGAGCGTCTGACCCTGGAGGACGAGGGCTGGTTCGAGTGTCGCATCCTGCTCCTGGACAGAGAGACGGACGACTTCCGTAACGGCACGTGGACGTTCCTCTCCATCACAG CTCCGCCCGTTTTCATCAAGAAGCCCCCGGCGTTTGTGGAGGTTCTGCTGGGAGACTCTCTGACGCTGAGCTGTGGAGCTCATGGGAACCCTCGACCCACCGTCGTCTGGCATAAAGACGACAATCCTGTCCAGAAACACCCGAAAATCAAA gtGCTCAATGGGACGCTGTCTCTGGCCGCCGTCACGAGAAATATTTCGGGAGTGTACAAATGTTACGTGTCCAACTCAGAGGGGAACCTGACCCatgctctgcagctgcaggtcaaag gtcctccgctcatcatcatctctccgGAGGACACCACGCTGAACATTTCCCAGGATGCAGTTCTGCAGTGTCAGGCCGACGCCTACCCTTCTAATCTGACGTACGAGTGGCTGAAACAAGGACGCAACGTCTACCACATCGA gtCTCTAAAGTCCAGAGTGAAGATCTTAGTGGACGGAACTCTTCTCATCCCTAATCTAATCCCAGAAGACGCTGGAAACTACACGTGCGTCCCCACCAACGGGATCCTGACTCCGCCCTCTGCCTCGGCTCATCTCAAAGTGAAAC ATCCCGCTCGCGTCGGTCGGATGCCTCGGGAAACGTATTTACCCGCGGGGATGGAGGGCGTCATCGTGTGTCCGGTTCAGGCCGATCCACCCGTGCTGTTCGTGAACTGGACCAAAGACGGCAGCCACTTAAATCCTGACAAC TTcccaggttggatggtgaactcTGAAGGCTCCGTTTTCATCGCTACGGCCAATGACAACGCGGTGGGCGTGTACACCTGCACCGCCTACAACAGCTACGGCACCATGGGTCAGTCTGAACCCACACAGGTCATTCTGAAG GACCCTCCCTCTTTCAGAGCGACGCCTCGGCCCGAGTATTTCCAGGAGGTCGGACGAGAGTTGATGATTCCGTGTGAGGTCGGAGGAGAGCCGACGCCCAACGTGACCTGGAGCAAA ATTGGCTCCTCCCCGCGCTCGCCGTACTCTGTGTTGTCTAACGGttccctgctgctgcagccgctcAGTAAAGATCATCATGGTGGTTGGGAGTGTTTGGCTTCCAACCCTGTGGCGACTGTCGGTGCAGGGACTGTGGTCCTGGTGCTGG GCACCAGTCCTCAcgctgtgtcctctgtgtctgtcgTCATGGAGATGAATCAGGCTAACGTGTCCTGGGTGCCGGGGTTTGACGGTGGATTCACACAGAGGTTCACAGTGTG GTTCAAACAGGCGTCCCGGGGGAAGCATGAGTGGGCGTCTCTGCCTGTCCCCACGTCCAAAAACTACCTGCTGGTGAGCGGACTTCTCGCCGCCACCAGTTACCAGTTCAGTGTTCTACCTCAGAATAAACTTGGCTCAGGACCGTTCAGTGAAATCGTCTCTGTACGAACTAAAG CTGTACCAACAGAAGCACCGACAGCTGTCAACACTCTCCCACTCCTGGATCCTCCGTTTCTCCTCTCAGCCAACCGGACTGAGCGCGGCGTTCTCCTCCTGTGGTCGCCACCAGAGGCGCCGTCCTCTCCTCTGACAGGTTACGTTGTGCAGACTCGCAGGGATCGCGGCCCGTGGGTCGTCCTCAACAGCGACGTCAGCACCAATCAGAGTGAACTTCTTGTTCAAGGACTGCTGAGG GACTCCAGTTATGATTTTAGGCTGATGTCACGCAGCGACAAAGTTCTCAGTGAGCCCAGTGACACCGTCAGTGTTTCCACCAAAG GAATGGCAGTTTATCCTCTGCGCCCCAGTTTCCTGGAGGTCATCCCTGAGCCGCTGTTGGCTGGCGTGATCGCGGGCGTCTGCTTCCTGTTCTTTGCCATCGTCCTCTCGCTGGTGACGGCATGCTACATGAGCcagaggcggcggcggcgcagAAAGAGGCGACGAG ATCTATCAGCTGTCCTCCAGAAGAATTCCTCTCCACA ATCTCGTTTGCCTCCTCGTAGTCCAGACAGTGTCCTGAAGCTGAAGCTCTGTCCACCACTTCCCTTCTTCCCCATGTCTTCCTCGTCGCAGTCCGATCGTTTCTCCTTTGACAGAGGCAGCCGCGGGGAATACCACGACCAGAGGAAACAACTCTTGTCCAACTCGTCTCCACCACCTCATTACACCCTTTTTGAGAGTCACCTGGGCTCTGAGGCCCAGTCACCATCTGCGCTGGAGTCCATTTCAAGAGGACCTGATGGACGCTTCAGTGTCCAACCACTGCCTGAGGGTTCCAGTCCCTCTAATCATAAAAACTCAAAGACAGAAGTCCTGCAGCTTAACGCTGGTGCAAGTGGCTCGGGGAGCAACCGCACATCTTTAAAGGATTCTCCAAAGTCGAGCATCCTGAGCTCAGAGAAGGATGAGAGGAAAGATTCTCCTCTCACTGTGGACGTCCTCGAGCTCAGCAGACCTCCTTCCTCACCTGGCAGAGTTCGAGCCATGGCCAGAAACTTCTCCCGCCACGGCTGCTTTTACTCTGATGACGAACAAGGTTCCGAGGTTCTGCTGGAACGAGCAAGCTTCTATTCAGACAGCAGCGAGAAAAAACCCAGTGATTCTCTCAGGAGACATCGCGGCCACAGTGAAGACTTCTTCCACAGTTTGGGAAAAAGACCAAGGTTTCTGgacagagatggagaaagagacCAACCTCACCACTCAGGCTACCAGCCTATGGAAAGTCAGCTAACGGATAACAGCACTCTGGTGTCACAACTGCACAGTGGCTTGGAGAGGAACAGCATCAGTAAGTGTGTCCAACTCGCGAAGGAGCGggaagagatggagagggagcTAGAGAGCTacacagccaatcagagaagTCGCAGAACAGATAATCCTCACACGGATGCATCCAAGTCAGAGGAAGAGCCAATATGGAAGCCACAAGATGTGACCatcagacagaaagacaggtCCTCAGGTCAGACGAGCCGGGTATCTGACTATCGGAAGGCGTGCTACTTCGGGAATACCAGCAGTCCCATGGACCGACTCCCTACGTCTCGCATACAGTGGGATATCAGTCCGGTCACATCTGTTACAAGCCTCGTTCCTGCTCAGAGCCACCGAGAAAATGGATTCCAAAGTCCTCGCACATGTAGGGAAACCTCGGAGGGCTCGCTTGCATCGTCTTCTCCAGTCACCCAGAACACCATTCTCTCCCCTGACATCACCTCGAGAAGCTCACGTGTGCTGGGTTTAGAAACTCCACTCAGAGCGAGATCGCTGAGTCCACTGTCAGATTCATACAGGAAGTCTTTGACTGAGCAGGACAGAGGTGGTGCTTTAAGGTCCAGGCATTCATATGCTACCACAGGGACTCATTCCTGGGATTCATCTGCCAGAAGTCCCTTAGCCGTTGACAGTGAGAGGCAGCCTGGAAGAAGTGGAGACCATGCAGCAAAAAGGGTCTCCAGTCCTTTGAGTTTTTCTACCTTACCCTATGACATGGGGGCTAAGGCGAAAGACGGAGAGACCCGGGGCCGGGATGACCGCCGTAGTTCAGGATTCTTCTCTGAGTTAGAAAGAGAGGGTGTCCGAACACGTTCCAGACGGAGTGACAAATGTCTTTTCTCCAATAGCCCAAGTCCTGTTTCAACGTTAACCCTTGTAGAGGAAGTAGAGAGTGACCAGTCACAATTTTCTGTGCCCAGAATGTCAGAGTCCTTGAAGGGCAAATCTGAAGCCCCATCTGCCAAAATGTCCCCGTTGCAGACAAGTGCAATTCTTGAGTACCTAAGCCTTCCAGGTTTCATTGAAATGAGTGTTGACGAGCCTGtggaagaagctgaaaaaactgATGGACAAAGTTCTGAAATAAAGCCTGAAAAATCCCTGATAGCCAAGCCGGATGTAGTTCCCAAAAACTGGGAGGTTCACGTTCAGGAGATCCAGGACACAAACTCAAACCAAAAAGAGGTTCGCTTTGATCAAACTAGCAAACAAGGCTATAAGCGCTCGCTCCTCCACATGGCACCCAGAGACCCTTCACTCAGAGTAAGATTTCCAGATGAGATGGGATCTTCGTCAAGTGGTCTAGAGAAAACAAGCAAGCAGCTCTACGATGAGAAAACACAACTCAGAGTCAGGAATAAAAGCACAGAATCCAGACTTAGATCCACATCACCTCACAGTTTGCTGAGAACAGCTAAAGGCATGGCAGATTTAGTGTCAAAACATTCCTGGAGTGTTGTAGACAGTAACAAATCTTTATCCGAGCAATCCCAAAGACACGCTTCTCAGGGCAGCAGGACTAATAATATTGCGTCACGGATAAGCCAAGTACCTGTgccatttttaaagaaatcttTAAGTATTGGTCCGTGTAGGACGCTGTCAGGCATCGGACCGCCTCGTCCTTTCCTAAAGAAATCCATCAGCTTAGGTTCACAGCGGTGGGAGCACTTTGAGAACCCAAGGACTTATGTTTCTGAGAAGTGTTACTGGGATGAATTCCCAAACCCAGACGTCAGGGTGAAGTCGTACAGTTTGGGCCACAGTCCATCCCCTCAGCCCAGACCAGGTCCTTCATGGAGGGAGTACATCCCGTTCAGGCGACCGAGTCTTGGGAGCTTAGAGAGGCCTCATCACTCTCACAGGGCTTTAGCTAGTCCTACCTACCTCACTCCTGCCATGTACCCACCCagacaaacctcagtttcccctctGCTCGACCCCTCTGATCCACAACGGCAGGCCACGGTCTTCCCCGAGTCCTCCAGGTGGTCTCCATCTTACCACGAAACTCTGCGGTCTGCACAGCACAAGTATGTCCCCATGCCGTCCTCCATTCCTGTCCCACATTACCAACCGTGGCCAGGTTACAGAGGGGAAAACATGAGACCCGTGGAGCCCAGGAGGGGCCCTCCGCGGTCCTACCTACCCAGAGGCATAAGCTGGCCCTCGCCTTATTATGCCCCATTCCCACCCAGGGAGGGTGAGGGTTATAGACCACCAGAGAGGATGATGGGTAGAGCAGGAGAGACTGAGGTCAGGGAAGGAGGCAGGGCCAGTTATGCCAGTCAGAGCAGCGGTAGAGGAAGCGCCGGTCTCTACCAGCGTTCACTCTCCATCACTCCCACCCTGCTCAGCTCCCCCGAAACCACAGAGGAGAGTGAGCGGCACAGAGCTGAGCTGGAGCCACCACAGAGGAGAGCGAAAAG AAGGAACACGTCAGTAGATGAGAGTTATGAGTGGGACGCGGCTGACGTCTGTGTGGACTCCGAGGTCCTGGACGCTGTGAGGTTTGATCAGACACGAGCGAGTTCGCGTGGACGCAGAGGCGAGCTCGGGTTTGGTCGAGCCACCGGCCTCCAGGACCAGCAGCAGGAAG